CCTTTAATTGCATTAATGAAAAATCAAGTTGATCAGTTAAGAGCTTTTGGAGGAAGTGATAGTATTGCACATTTTCTAAATTCATCATTAAACAAGACAGAAATTACCCAAGTTAAATCTGATTTACTTGATGGACAAACTAAATTGTTATACGTTGCTCCAGAATCATTAGCTAAACAAGAGAATATTGATTTTTTAAGGTTGCTTAAAATTTCTTTTGTTGCAGTTGATGAAGCGCATTGTATTTCGGAATGGGGACATGATTTTAGACCAGAATACAGAAAGATTAGGCAGGTAATAACTGGTTTAGGAGAAGAAATTCCAATCATTGCATTAACGGCAACTGCAACTCCAAAAGTGCAGCAAGATATTGTTAAAAATCTTCAGATGACTGATGCAACTTTGTTTAAATCGTCATTTAATAGGCCGAATTTGTTTTATGAAATTCGCCCCAAAAGGGATGTAATTAAGGAAATCATAAGATACATTAAATATAATACAGGTAAATCTGGCATTATTTATTGTTTGAGCAGAAAAAAGGTTGAAGAAGTTGCAGAAAGCCTAAATTTAAATGGCATTAAAGCTTTGCCTTATCATGCAGGTTTAGAGCCAAAAGTTAGAGCAGAAACTCAAGATAAATTTTTAATGGAAGATGCTGAAGTAATTGTAGCTACAATTGCTTTTGGTATGGGGATAGACAAGCCAGATGTTAGGTTTGTAATTCACCATGATATTCCAAAAAGTATGGAGGGATACTATCAGGAGACTGGTAGGGCAGGTAGAGATGGTGGTGAAGGTGTTTGTTTGGCCTTTTATGCACAAAAAGACGTAGATAAGTTGGCTAAGTTCATGAAAGATAAGCCAGTTTCTGAACGCGAAATTGGAACACAAATCCTTAAGGAAGTAATTGATTATGCCGAATCTGGCGTTTGCCGAAGAAAACAAATCTTACATTATTTTGGCGAGAATTTTAATGAGACTGGCTGTAACTGCATGTGCGATAATTGCAAAAAGCCAAAACAATTATTTGAAGCAGAGAAGCATTTGATGACCTTCTTAAAGTTAGTTGAATCTACAGGTGAGAAGTTTGACGACAGTCATTTACTTAACATTTTTATGGGAAGTGAAACGGCGCAAACTATTGCTTATGAACAAAATAAATTGCCTGAGTTTGGAATCGGAAAAGAGGATGGCGAAATTCTTTGGAAATCCTTAATAAGACAGGCTGTACTTAATAATTTCGTTGCCAAAGACATAGATAGTTACGGGTTATTGCACTTAACCAAAATAGGTAAAGACTTTATTGAAAACCCTTACAACTTAAAATTCATTTTAAATGAGTTGATAGAAAGCGCAGCAGATGATGATGAAGATGACGTAAAACATGGTACTGGAGCTTTGGATACTCAATTATTAGGCTTAATAAAAGATTTACGTAAGAAAATCGCAAAACAAAAAAATGTTCCTCCTTTTGTAGTTTTCCAAGACCCATCTTTAGAAGAAATGTGTACTCATTATCCTATTAGTATGGATGAATTGAAACAGATTTCTGGTGTTGGTCATGGTAA
The sequence above is drawn from the Pedobacter frigiditerrae genome and encodes:
- the recQ gene encoding DNA helicase RecQ, yielding MDVKKSLFDNLQTFFGFDNFKGDQEPIITNILEGKNTFVIMPTGGGKSICYQLPALMSEGTAIVISPLIALMKNQVDQLRAFGGSDSIAHFLNSSLNKTEITQVKSDLLDGQTKLLYVAPESLAKQENIDFLRLLKISFVAVDEAHCISEWGHDFRPEYRKIRQVITGLGEEIPIIALTATATPKVQQDIVKNLQMTDATLFKSSFNRPNLFYEIRPKRDVIKEIIRYIKYNTGKSGIIYCLSRKKVEEVAESLNLNGIKALPYHAGLEPKVRAETQDKFLMEDAEVIVATIAFGMGIDKPDVRFVIHHDIPKSMEGYYQETGRAGRDGGEGVCLAFYAQKDVDKLAKFMKDKPVSEREIGTQILKEVIDYAESGVCRRKQILHYFGENFNETGCNCMCDNCKKPKQLFEAEKHLMTFLKLVESTGEKFDDSHLLNIFMGSETAQTIAYEQNKLPEFGIGKEDGEILWKSLIRQAVLNNFVAKDIDSYGLLHLTKIGKDFIENPYNLKFILNELIESAADDDEDDVKHGTGALDTQLLGLIKDLRKKIAKQKNVPPFVVFQDPSLEEMCTHYPISMDELKQISGVGHGKALKFGSSFLELIKKYVEDNDIERPIDLVIKTQANKSALKVSIIQNIDRQIGLEDIARSKGITYFDILKEVEAIVNSGTKLNLGYFVDEVIDEDRQDEVFDYFRSADNDSIDDALNDLGESDYTREEIQLMRIKFMSELGN